The following coding sequences are from one Desulfobacterales bacterium window:
- a CDS encoding response regulator: MKISIRNKLVLTFILVIILPMTVTTFVSMKITSNRFEKELRENGVNALKESQVILTDYLNQGKTIGQFIANNNDIINGLKDRNIQQSLDMNKDFWRLAIVEIFSPEKKLIARSFTKRERMENFFTSPESKLITQTLDLNMISDFFTLPSGLAIISTAPIIDRGTLETKAAVIVTYPLNVSLMQEIKVQVKADITIQWNDSGDIISTLQDKNGQSLTRIWNSAVSHRNEIFYAPIYQLEKINGNLYAVTYSLIKNNIGKFIGILSSSVKFHRLEQNKRDTFYVIYISSGIAFLFALLLGFLMARSFTKPVYKLVTATRYIANGRLDESIDTRRKDELGSLAESIAHMRDSIRQQIQDLQMLNQTIEKQNAELKKNDKLKDEFLANTSHELRTPLNGIIGIAESMLDEVVGPLTNEQSYNLSLIVSSGYRLTNLVNDILDFSKLRQKDIQMNIKPLDIRSIIDVVLMLSKSLIKKKNIQLINKLEKNMPAVKADESRLQQILLNLIGNAIKFTDHGTIDISAQVKDSNMVITIADTGIGIPKEKFDSIFGLFEQADGSIARKYGGTGIGLTITKNLVELQGGQIWVESEIGIGSKFNFSLPISKRKAEPLQAIDKLNRTSQIAEILGKQTDNIPKDENVCHHILVVDDEPVNIQVLKNQFSLKNYWVTAAANGIEALSAIEKNPRFDAVLLDVMMPGMSGYEVCERIRQNYKANELPILMLTAKNLVEDLVAGFRAGANDYLSKPFVREELLSRINVHLQLKDMALALLESEKKYRDIFNNAVEGIFQITPEGRFLNVNPAMAKILGYDTVDELIGTVNNIKAQVFADSNQFDDLLLRLEKKESISQYETRFYRKNRTLIWGSLNVRGKLNDNGKINRIEGLLEDISDQKSAEEAMIKAYREIEKRVQERTDDLQKANEHLKKAKEESIATAQAKSEFLANMSHEIRTPMNGVIAAADLAMGLNPDPKMERYLNIIQSSGNSLLGIINDILDFSKIEAGKLVFEMAPFVLNEIFENLATMFGAKIVELNKNVELIIDIQPGMPQTFIGDRTRLQQVLTNFLGNAVKFTEKGYIIVGVKDFEKASNESQVESRVKLQFYVKDTGIGMKKSYLKNLFEPFTQADESTTRKYGGTGLGMTISKKLVEMMGGEIWAESELGKGSTFYFTVDMAFRPDEVLRYQILDKLKNLNVLVIDDCEETCYIIAKYLNALSFNTYIAFSGNEGILKLKENQSAMHPIDLVITDWLMPGIDGIETTRYIRKELNSTIPIIMMSAFGKADVETEAIQAGVNLYIAKPANMQTLYNSIMHVFGLDDHLIDKPKTRKTVEIDRNILSNRSILLAEDNLTNQEIATAVLSKADIIVKVVNNGKEAVDALYKNDYDAILMDVQMPEMNGYEAARLIRKDIRFENLPIIAMTAHAMKGDKEKCIDAGMNGYVTKPINQQKLFETLGKFLKDKPPVKFISEKEISIYTSSETKNLKKEIKDYISIIDVNGAMDALGLDEDTFKKILMGFYRNNQSAILKIQQAFQKQDWKELMEFCHSLKGSSANIGAMMLQEASKVVEFACKDSSKKKPDKNMINALEKELTTVLSALKTLSEPDTKVEVDHEIDMKKIKEISIALIQSLKHYDPPKVKKHYAEFMTIMGAQKTLSLKEYIDNYDYDMALSEIKTIIE; the protein is encoded by the coding sequence ATGAAAATTTCTATCCGAAATAAATTAGTATTGACTTTTATTCTTGTAATTATCCTACCGATGACTGTTACAACTTTTGTTAGTATGAAAATAACATCGAATCGATTTGAAAAAGAATTACGTGAAAATGGTGTTAATGCTCTCAAAGAATCACAAGTTATTTTAACTGACTATCTAAACCAAGGGAAAACAATTGGTCAATTTATAGCTAACAATAACGATATCATAAATGGTTTGAAAGATAGGAATATTCAACAAAGTCTTGATATGAATAAAGATTTTTGGAGATTAGCGATTGTTGAAATTTTTAGTCCTGAAAAAAAGCTTATTGCACGAAGTTTTACAAAACGAGAAAGAATGGAAAATTTTTTTACATCGCCTGAAAGTAAGCTCATCACTCAAACTTTAGATTTAAATATGATTTCAGATTTTTTTACTCTCCCTTCTGGCTTAGCTATTATATCAACTGCTCCAATTATCGACCGGGGAACCTTAGAAACCAAAGCAGCGGTTATTGTTACATATCCATTAAATGTTTCACTCATGCAAGAAATTAAAGTCCAAGTTAAAGCAGACATTACAATTCAATGGAATGATTCTGGTGATATTATCAGTACTTTACAAGATAAAAATGGTCAATCCTTGACGCGTATCTGGAATTCGGCTGTTTCACACCGCAATGAAATATTTTATGCCCCCATATATCAACTCGAAAAAATTAATGGTAATCTTTACGCAGTAACTTATTCATTAATTAAAAATAATATTGGAAAATTTATAGGTATTTTATCAAGCTCTGTTAAATTCCATCGTCTTGAGCAAAATAAAAGAGACACATTTTATGTTATTTACATCAGCTCCGGTATTGCATTTTTGTTTGCATTATTATTGGGATTTCTTATGGCTCGGTCTTTTACAAAACCGGTATATAAATTGGTAACTGCTACCAGATATATTGCTAATGGCCGCTTAGATGAATCTATTGATACGAGACGTAAGGATGAATTAGGGAGTTTAGCTGAAAGTATTGCTCACATGAGGGATTCTATTAGGCAGCAAATTCAAGATTTGCAGATGCTTAATCAAACCATTGAAAAACAAAATGCGGAATTGAAAAAAAATGATAAACTCAAAGACGAATTTCTTGCTAATACATCCCATGAATTAAGAACACCTTTAAATGGAATTATCGGAATTGCCGAATCAATGCTTGATGAAGTAGTAGGACCTCTCACCAATGAGCAGAGTTATAATCTTTCACTTATTGTCTCAAGCGGTTACAGATTGACGAATTTGGTAAATGATATCCTCGATTTTTCTAAATTACGTCAGAAAGATATTCAAATGAATATAAAGCCTTTGGATATTAGATCAATTATTGATGTAGTTCTTATGCTTTCAAAATCATTGATTAAAAAGAAAAATATCCAACTGATAAATAAACTTGAAAAAAATATGCCAGCGGTTAAAGCAGATGAAAGCCGATTGCAGCAGATTCTGCTAAATTTGATTGGGAATGCTATTAAATTTACTGATCATGGAACTATAGATATTTCTGCTCAGGTTAAAGATTCAAATATGGTTATTACAATCGCTGATACAGGGATTGGAATTCCAAAAGAAAAATTTGATAGTATATTTGGGTTATTTGAACAGGCTGATGGTTCTATAGCTCGCAAATACGGTGGAACTGGAATAGGGCTGACTATCACTAAAAATCTTGTGGAATTACAGGGAGGACAAATATGGGTTGAATCTGAAATAGGGATCGGTTCAAAGTTTAACTTTTCCCTTCCTATTTCAAAACGTAAAGCCGAACCTTTACAGGCAATAGATAAATTGAATAGAACGTCACAAATAGCTGAGATATTAGGAAAACAAACAGATAATATCCCAAAAGATGAAAATGTATGTCATCATATATTAGTAGTTGATGACGAACCAGTTAATATACAGGTTTTAAAAAATCAGTTTTCATTAAAGAATTACTGGGTTACTGCCGCAGCAAATGGGATTGAAGCACTTTCCGCTATTGAAAAAAATCCACGATTTGATGCTGTCCTTTTAGATGTCATGATGCCTGGAATGTCGGGCTATGAAGTATGCGAACGGATTCGTCAAAATTATAAAGCCAATGAATTACCTATATTGATGTTAACTGCCAAAAATTTGGTGGAAGATTTAGTAGCTGGCTTTAGGGCAGGCGCCAATGATTACCTGTCTAAACCATTTGTCAGAGAAGAACTATTATCCCGAATCAATGTTCATTTGCAACTAAAAGATATGGCATTAGCTCTATTGGAATCTGAAAAAAAATATCGTGACATATTCAACAATGCAGTAGAAGGGATTTTTCAGATAACCCCTGAAGGTCGTTTTTTAAACGTTAATCCAGCTATGGCTAAAATACTTGGATATGATACAGTTGATGAATTAATAGGAACTGTGAATAATATCAAAGCTCAAGTATTTGCAGACTCTAATCAGTTCGATGATTTACTTTTACGACTTGAAAAAAAAGAGAGTATTTCACAATATGAAACACGGTTTTATCGAAAAAATCGTACTTTGATTTGGGGCTCATTAAATGTCCGTGGAAAATTAAATGACAACGGAAAAATTAATAGAATTGAAGGTCTTTTAGAAGATATTTCAGATCAGAAATCCGCTGAAGAGGCTATGATAAAGGCGTATCGTGAAATAGAAAAACGTGTGCAAGAGAGAACCGATGATCTACAGAAAGCCAATGAACATCTTAAAAAAGCTAAAGAAGAGAGCATTGCCACTGCTCAAGCCAAAAGTGAATTTTTAGCCAATATGAGTCATGAAATCAGAACGCCTATGAATGGCGTAATCGCAGCAGCTGACTTGGCTATGGGATTAAATCCCGATCCTAAGATGGAAAGATACCTTAATATTATTCAATCTTCTGGAAACTCTTTGCTTGGAATTATTAATGATATTCTTGATTTTTCAAAAATAGAGGCTGGTAAATTAGTTTTTGAAATGGCGCCTTTTGTCTTGAATGAGATATTTGAAAATCTTGCTACCATGTTTGGAGCTAAAATTGTAGAATTGAATAAAAATGTGGAATTGATTATCGATATTCAGCCTGGTATGCCCCAAACATTCATTGGAGACAGAACAAGGTTACAGCAAGTGCTTACAAATTTTTTGGGAAATGCCGTCAAATTCACAGAAAAAGGATATATTATTGTAGGTGTCAAGGATTTTGAAAAAGCATCCAATGAATCTCAGGTAGAATCCAGAGTTAAACTTCAGTTTTATGTTAAGGACACTGGTATTGGCATGAAAAAGTCCTATTTGAAAAATTTATTTGAGCCATTTACTCAGGCTGATGAATCTACGACTCGAAAATATGGTGGTACAGGTCTTGGTATGACCATTTCTAAAAAATTGGTGGAAATGATGGGCGGTGAGATCTGGGCTGAAAGTGAGCTGGGCAAGGGATCTACATTTTATTTCACCGTTGATATGGCCTTTAGACCGGATGAAGTACTTCGATATCAAATTTTGGACAAGCTTAAAAATTTGAATGTACTGGTCATAGATGACTGTGAAGAAACTTGCTATATTATTGCCAAATACTTAAATGCACTTAGTTTTAATACGTATATAGCATTTTCAGGTAATGAGGGTATATTAAAATTAAAGGAAAATCAATCAGCGATGCATCCCATTGATCTTGTTATAACTGACTGGCTCATGCCTGGAATCGATGGCATTGAAACTACGCGTTACATTAGAAAGGAACTGAATTCGACAATTCCAATTATCATGATGAGCGCTTTTGGAAAAGCCGATGTGGAAACAGAAGCAATACAAGCTGGTGTGAATTTATATATAGCTAAGCCCGCGAATATGCAAACACTTTACAACAGTATCATGCATGTATTTGGTCTTGACGACCACTTGATTGATAAGCCCAAAACTCGAAAAACAGTTGAAATTGATCGAAATATTCTGTCAAACCGGTCGATACTTCTGGCTGAAGACAATTTGACTAATCAAGAAATAGCTACAGCTGTTCTTTCTAAAGCGGATATTATAGTAAAAGTTGTAAACAATGGAAAGGAAGCTGTAGACGCTCTATACAAAAACGATTATGATGCTATATTAATGGATGTCCAGATGCCTGAGATGAACGGATACGAGGCTGCCAGGTTAATTCGAAAAGACATCAGGTTTGAGAATCTGCCGATCATAGCCATGACAGCCCATGCCATGAAGGGCGATAAGGAAAAATGTATAGATGCAGGGATGAACGGATATGTAACTAAACCAATCAATCAGCAAAAATTGTTTGAAACTTTAGGCAAGTTTTTAAAAGACAAGCCTCCAGTTAAGTTTATTTCTGAAAAAGAAATATCTATTTATACAAGTAGTGAAACTAAAAATTTAAAAAAAGAAATCAAAGATTATATATCTATAATTGATGTGAATGGAGCTATGGATGCCCTTGGACTTGATGAAGATACTTTTAAAAAAATTCTTATGGGATTTTATAGAAACAATCAATCGGCAATATTAAAAATACAACAGGCTTTTCAAAAACAGGACTGGAAAGAACTAATGGAATTTTGCCATAGTTTAAAAGGCAGTTCGGCAAATATTGGTGCTATGATGCTGCAGGAAGCTTCGAAGGTAGTTGAGTTTGCATGTAAAGATTCATCGAAGAAAAAACCTGATAAAAATATGATTAATGCTCTGGAAAAAGAACTTACTACCGTCCTTTCTGCATTGAAAACATTGTCAGAACCGGATACAAAGGTTGAAGTAGATCATGAAATTGATATGAAAAAAATTAAAGAAATTTCTATAGCTCTGATTCAGTCTTTGAAGCATTATGACCCACCAAAGGTGAAGAAGCATTATGCAGAATTTATGACGATCATGGGTGCCCAAAAAACCCTTTCTTTGAAGGAATATATAGATAATTATGATTATGATATGGCTCTAAGTGAAATAAAAACCATAATTGAGTGA